In one Candidatus Leptovillus gracilis genomic region, the following are encoded:
- a CDS encoding caspase family protein: protein MYPVLTDNVLQSGLSLRLTIFVLFDYLIKVGEPVLEREENLLNRLAVAEAEVSWDYLMSKMADRDRQKLRQQLALAVQTAFPLGDETPTTSFNDGFALIIGVGGNLSAPPKDAARLRDLLTDPSRCAYPPEQVRCLLEGEATAPAIRDSLAWLQKQVAANSQATALIYYSGHGRENPQYHLVPHGYDISNISETAVLGSELTEAIKEIKAQKKLIILDACHAGGLIDVLPMDVASTPVPDDLIKKLSEGTGTVVISSSMPWQKSYARTDSTIFSRALREALAGWGTSRRDGYVYVAEIAMYLSRVVPERAGALKLEQYPVLDISQADNYAIAWYAAGKNQPLPLGESPEIEPPSSGLSGETLIGNQAKLHQYQMTYWQRLQEISPEPYKKSSTDPILQIKIQQAVQTERQLGQYIPSSVWPTPDDQIRWLVDWLDKRFTKLEAHIDGQTDELKAGLRAIYARLPADDTETLERILSELHYQRLEQAEMERTVESVRRVLQQNQITDDELKELMEKVYRQVTSSLSMEEQFELTLPVIPLLLNYKISLSGGVELDALWQEFKDRFLKNT, encoded by the coding sequence TTGTATCCTGTTCTTACAGATAATGTTCTTCAGAGTGGTTTGTCGCTGCGCCTCACTATCTTTGTTCTGTTTGATTACCTTATAAAGGTAGGCGAGCCAGTTCTGGAGCGCGAAGAGAACTTATTAAACCGCCTGGCTGTGGCAGAGGCTGAAGTGTCATGGGATTACCTCATGTCAAAAATGGCCGATCGAGATAGGCAGAAATTAAGGCAGCAACTTGCTCTTGCGGTACAAACTGCATTTCCACTAGGAGATGAAACACCCACAACATCTTTCAACGACGGCTTTGCGTTAATCATCGGCGTGGGCGGCAATCTATCCGCACCACCTAAAGATGCTGCACGGTTACGAGATCTTTTGACAGACCCAAGTCGCTGTGCCTATCCGCCCGAACAAGTTCGATGTTTATTGGAAGGAGAAGCAACAGCTCCGGCCATCCGCGATAGCCTGGCATGGCTACAAAAACAGGTAGCTGCGAACAGTCAAGCAACTGCTTTAATCTACTACAGTGGGCATGGTCGTGAAAACCCACAATATCATCTTGTGCCGCACGGTTACGATATCAGCAACATTTCAGAAACCGCTGTTCTGGGCAGCGAGCTTACCGAAGCAATCAAAGAGATAAAGGCACAGAAAAAACTGATTATCTTGGATGCCTGCCACGCTGGCGGATTGATAGATGTGCTGCCTATGGACGTCGCGTCAACGCCAGTTCCAGATGATTTGATTAAGAAACTATCTGAAGGTACAGGAACCGTCGTTATATCCTCTAGTATGCCGTGGCAAAAATCTTACGCTCGCACGGACAGTACGATTTTTAGCCGCGCCTTACGTGAAGCATTGGCAGGTTGGGGAACGTCACGAAGAGACGGCTATGTTTATGTGGCTGAAATTGCCATGTATCTTAGTCGAGTGGTTCCTGAACGGGCGGGGGCGCTTAAGTTAGAACAATATCCAGTATTAGATATTTCCCAGGCCGATAACTATGCCATCGCCTGGTATGCAGCGGGAAAAAACCAGCCATTACCTTTAGGTGAATCACCTGAAATCGAGCCACCCTCTTCAGGGTTAAGTGGAGAGACTTTGATAGGCAACCAGGCAAAACTGCATCAATATCAAATGACCTACTGGCAAAGATTACAAGAAATTTCACCTGAACCCTATAAAAAGTCCTCTACCGACCCGATTTTACAGATCAAAATACAGCAGGCTGTCCAAACAGAACGACAACTTGGTCAATACATACCATCATCAGTCTGGCCTACCCCTGACGATCAAATTCGGTGGCTTGTTGACTGGCTAGATAAGCGCTTTACAAAGCTTGAGGCACATATAGATGGTCAAACAGATGAGCTAAAAGCAGGTCTGCGAGCCATTTATGCACGCCTGCCAGCTGATGATACAGAAACATTAGAACGGATTCTGTCGGAATTACATTACCAACGGCTTGAACAAGCGGAAATGGAGCGCACAGTTGAGTCTGTGCGGCGGGTATTACAACAAAATCAAATTACTGATGACGAATTGAAGGAATTAATGGAAAAAGTTTACCGACAAGTCACCAGTAGCCTCAGTATGGAAGAACAATTTGAATTGACGCTGCCGGTCATCCCGCTATTGCTAAATTATAAAATTAGCCTAAGCGGCGGGGTTGAGTTAGATGCTTTGTGGCAAGAATTTAAGGACCGATTTTTAAAAAACACCTGA
- a CDS encoding MoxR family ATPase — protein sequence MTRKINKKNEIEERIYLGDREEEVYKKHIVPDHVYPGITMEYPEKEPYVPSEDLAQAVNLAMYLGRPLLLEGETGCGKSRLAFSVAWELGYPLFQYYVHSSAKAKDLLYSFDQLKRLRDAQNGGNNSQRSDLDDSSRYIRLGPLGWAIRISAEKGIPSVVLIDEIDKGDYDFPNDLLLELERLEFRVEDFEEQYKAVNEQYKRPLVIITSNREKALPRPFLRRCVYHFVSFPEPERLDEILFRQFKANVPDNLTLVEARKTWNLAIDKFDLLRKQLRGHQPGTSELIDWVNVLLNWNSGFDSQKLEQISQSTLAKLPYLDLLIKNEHDLRKLRSGT from the coding sequence ATGACAAGAAAAATAAACAAAAAAAATGAAATTGAGGAACGAATTTATCTTGGTGATCGCGAAGAAGAAGTGTATAAGAAGCATATTGTTCCAGATCATGTGTATCCGGGAATTACCATGGAGTACCCGGAAAAGGAACCATATGTGCCTTCGGAAGATTTAGCTCAGGCCGTTAATTTAGCCATGTATTTGGGACGGCCGTTGCTGTTAGAGGGCGAGACTGGCTGCGGAAAATCCCGCCTTGCCTTTTCTGTGGCCTGGGAGCTGGGTTATCCACTCTTTCAATACTACGTACACTCCAGCGCTAAGGCCAAAGATCTGTTATACAGTTTTGACCAACTGAAACGCTTACGTGACGCTCAAAATGGTGGCAACAATTCGCAGCGATCAGACCTTGATGATTCGAGCCGCTATATTCGGTTGGGGCCACTGGGATGGGCGATTCGCATATCAGCCGAAAAAGGCATTCCCTCGGTTGTTTTGATTGATGAGATTGATAAAGGGGATTACGATTTTCCCAACGACTTGCTATTAGAATTAGAGCGGTTGGAATTCAGGGTTGAAGACTTTGAGGAGCAATACAAAGCGGTTAACGAACAATACAAACGGCCGTTGGTTATCATTACCAGCAACCGTGAAAAAGCATTACCTCGCCCCTTTCTGCGTCGTTGTGTTTATCATTTTGTTTCCTTTCCAGAACCAGAGCGCTTGGATGAAATTCTTTTTCGTCAGTTTAAGGCTAATGTGCCTGACAACTTAACTCTTGTTGAGGCCAGAAAAACCTGGAATCTTGCCATAGACAAATTTGACTTGTTGCGAAAACAGTTGCGGGGACACCAACCAGGCACTAGTGAACTTATAGACTGGGTCAACGTTTTGTTGAATTGGAACTCTGGGTTTGATTCACAAAAACTTGAACAAATCAGTCAATCAACATTGGCTAAATTACCGTATCTTGACCTGTTAATCAAAAATGAACATGACCTCAGAAAACTTAGATCAGGAACCTGA